One Cryobacterium psychrophilum DNA segment encodes these proteins:
- a CDS encoding carboxyl transferase domain-containing protein: METLTSQLDSTAQTFQTNEAAQRALVVDLKTRLARAALGGPEKSRQRHLARGKLLPRERIDQLLDEGSPFLEIAPLAATGLYNEDSPGAGVIAGIGLVHGRFVLVISNDATVKGGTYYPMTVKKHLRAQEIALENRLPCVYLVDSGGAFLPMQDEVFPDRDHFGRIFYNQARMSAAKIPQIASVMGSCTAGGAYVPAMSDETVIVRGQGTIFLGGPPLVKAAIGEIVTAEELGGGDLHARTSGVTDHLAESDEHALQIVRDIVSTLPRPATAPWDVIPTVAPVADEGELYGAVPTDVQGQYDVHEVIARLVDGSEFHEFKKEYGTTLITGFAHLHGHPVGIVANNGVLFSESALKGAHFIELCDQRGIPLVFLQNISGFMVGRDYEAGGIAKNGAKMVTAVATARVPKLTVVIGGSFGAGNYSMCGRAYSPRFLWMWPGSRISVMGGAQASSVLATVKREQIEGAGDEWSAAEETSFKEPILDTYERQGSPYYSTARLWDDGVIDPADTRTVLGLALSVCATAPLGDSAFGLFRM; the protein is encoded by the coding sequence ATGGAGACACTCACGAGTCAGCTGGACTCCACTGCTCAGACGTTCCAGACCAACGAAGCCGCCCAGCGCGCGCTTGTCGTTGACCTGAAGACGCGCCTCGCCCGCGCCGCCCTCGGCGGCCCCGAAAAGTCCCGGCAGCGCCACCTGGCCCGCGGCAAACTCCTTCCACGGGAGCGCATCGACCAGCTGCTCGATGAGGGCAGCCCCTTCCTCGAGATCGCCCCACTCGCCGCGACCGGCCTCTACAACGAGGACAGCCCCGGCGCCGGCGTGATCGCCGGGATCGGCCTCGTGCACGGACGCTTCGTGCTCGTCATCTCCAACGACGCCACCGTCAAGGGCGGCACGTATTACCCGATGACGGTGAAGAAGCACCTGCGCGCCCAGGAGATCGCCCTCGAAAACCGCCTGCCCTGCGTCTACCTCGTCGACTCCGGCGGCGCCTTCCTGCCGATGCAGGACGAGGTCTTTCCCGACCGCGACCACTTCGGCCGCATCTTCTACAACCAGGCCCGCATGTCCGCCGCCAAGATCCCACAGATCGCCTCGGTCATGGGCTCGTGCACCGCCGGTGGGGCCTACGTGCCGGCCATGAGCGACGAGACCGTGATCGTGCGGGGTCAGGGCACCATCTTCCTCGGCGGGCCGCCGCTCGTGAAAGCCGCGATCGGTGAGATCGTCACCGCCGAAGAGCTCGGCGGCGGCGACCTGCACGCTCGTACCTCCGGCGTCACCGATCACCTCGCCGAGAGCGACGAGCATGCGCTGCAGATCGTGCGCGACATCGTGTCAACCCTGCCCCGACCGGCCACGGCGCCGTGGGATGTGATCCCCACCGTCGCGCCCGTCGCCGACGAGGGCGAGCTGTATGGGGCCGTGCCCACCGACGTGCAGGGCCAGTACGACGTGCACGAGGTGATTGCGCGCCTCGTCGACGGCAGCGAATTCCATGAGTTCAAGAAGGAATACGGCACGACCCTCATCACCGGTTTCGCGCATCTGCACGGCCACCCGGTCGGCATCGTCGCCAACAACGGCGTTCTGTTCTCCGAGTCCGCGCTCAAGGGTGCGCACTTCATCGAGCTCTGCGACCAGCGGGGCATCCCGCTCGTCTTCCTGCAGAACATCTCCGGCTTCATGGTGGGCCGCGACTACGAGGCCGGCGGCATCGCCAAGAACGGTGCCAAAATGGTCACCGCCGTCGCCACCGCCCGCGTTCCCAAGCTCACCGTCGTCATCGGCGGCTCCTTCGGCGCCGGCAACTACTCCATGTGCGGCCGGGCCTATTCCCCGCGGTTCCTGTGGATGTGGCCGGGCAGCCGCATCTCGGTGATGGGCGGCGCCCAGGCGTCATCCGTACTCGCCACCGTGAAGCGCGAACAGATCGAGGGCGCCGGCGACGAGTGGTCGGCCGCCGAAGAAACCAGCTTCAAGGAACCGATCCTCGACACCTACGAGCGGCAGGGCAGCCCGTATTATTCCACCGCCCGGCTCTGGGACGACGGCGTCATCGACCCCGCCGACACGCGCACGGTACTCGGCCTCGCCCTGTCCGTCTGCGCCACCGCGCCGCTGGGCGACTCCGCCTTCGGCCTCTTCCGGATGTGA
- a CDS encoding TetR/AcrR family transcriptional regulator → MSAAVEYPATPRSQAKADRREALLGAAAALFARSGYNGASIEDLGAAVGVSGPAVYRHFSGKQAVLAALLVGVSEHLVAGGQGVVDEAANAGAALGDLVRFHIDFALSNPDIIRVQDRDLDSLADEDRHRVRALQRTYVELWVGVLRRVHPEVSETLLRIRAHATFGLLNSTPHSARASSQVAVRTLLEEMALAALAAPRCGA, encoded by the coding sequence ATGAGCGCAGCGGTCGAGTACCCCGCCACGCCCCGCAGCCAGGCCAAGGCCGATCGCCGCGAGGCCCTGCTCGGGGCCGCTGCAGCGCTTTTTGCCCGCTCGGGCTACAACGGGGCATCCATTGAAGATCTCGGAGCGGCGGTCGGTGTCAGCGGTCCGGCCGTGTACCGGCACTTCAGCGGCAAGCAGGCCGTTCTCGCCGCACTACTGGTGGGCGTGAGCGAACACCTCGTCGCCGGCGGCCAGGGCGTCGTCGACGAGGCAGCGAATGCCGGGGCAGCCCTCGGCGACCTGGTGCGGTTCCACATTGACTTCGCTCTCTCCAATCCCGACATCATTCGAGTGCAGGACCGGGACCTCGACAGCCTCGCCGACGAGGACCGACACCGCGTGCGTGCGCTGCAGCGCACCTATGTGGAACTCTGGGTGGGCGTGCTGCGCCGCGTGCACCCCGAGGTCAGCGAGACCCTGCTGCGCATTCGCGCCCATGCCACGTTCGGGCTGCTCAACTCGACTCCGCACAGCGCTCGCGCGTCGTCCCAGGTGGCCGTGCGCACCCTGCTCGAAGAAATGGCCCTCGCCGCCCTCGCCGCGCCCCGCTGCGGTGCGTAG
- a CDS encoding LysE/ArgO family amino acid transporter: MTPATTLVPALLGLLTGLTLIVAIGTQNAFVLRLGIEGRNRVIAPVVAICALSDAALILAGVVGLGAVITAAPVAIVVIRVLGSAFLIGYGLWAARRAIRPGALVVTGARGETGLRVAVTTVLALTWLNPHVYLDTVLFLGGVANQQGSPERWWWAAGAVLGSFVWFAALGFGARLLRPLFARPSSWRVLDVVIAVVMLALGIRLALGH; the protein is encoded by the coding sequence GTGACCCCCGCTACAACTCTCGTTCCCGCCCTCCTCGGCCTTCTGACCGGGCTGACCCTCATCGTCGCCATCGGCACCCAGAACGCCTTCGTGCTGCGACTCGGAATCGAAGGGCGCAACCGCGTCATCGCTCCGGTCGTGGCCATCTGCGCGCTGTCCGATGCGGCACTGATCCTCGCCGGAGTCGTCGGACTCGGCGCGGTCATCACCGCCGCCCCCGTGGCGATCGTGGTCATTCGGGTGCTCGGCTCTGCCTTTCTCATCGGCTACGGACTCTGGGCCGCCAGGCGGGCCATCCGCCCGGGGGCCCTCGTGGTGACGGGAGCGCGGGGGGAGACCGGTTTGCGGGTGGCGGTCACCACGGTTCTCGCGCTGACCTGGCTCAACCCGCACGTGTACCTCGACACCGTGCTCTTTCTCGGCGGCGTGGCCAACCAGCAGGGCTCGCCGGAACGTTGGTGGTGGGCCGCCGGTGCCGTGCTCGGGAGCTTCGTGTGGTTCGCCGCGCTCGGCTTCGGAGCCCGCCTCCTGCGCCCGCTTTTCGCGCGCCCGAGTTCCTGGCGGGTACTCGACGTCGTCATCGCCGTCGTGATGCTGGCCCTCGGCATCCGTCTCGCCCTCGGGCACTAG
- a CDS encoding VOC family protein has product MNPTPGLLAPFNTAHTLHSSAFVHFDSALHASFTTADFTSAVALLAAVSGAADALNHHPDVRLGYGNVDFVLTSHDVGGVTARDVRLATRIDELAAEHGATVATLQPTRCDIAIDCTDSDAIRPFWVAALGYREVSGDDGIELVDPRGRGPKVWFQHMEIARTDRNRIHLDVYVPNDDAEERVQTIIEAGGVLLTDEHAPEWWVLADVEGNEMCVCTASF; this is encoded by the coding sequence ATGAATCCGACCCCAGGACTCCTCGCCCCCTTCAACACGGCCCACACACTTCACTCCAGCGCCTTCGTGCACTTCGACAGCGCCCTGCATGCCTCGTTCACGACCGCCGACTTCACCTCGGCGGTCGCGTTGCTCGCCGCAGTGTCGGGGGCAGCGGATGCCCTGAATCACCATCCCGACGTTCGCCTCGGCTACGGAAACGTCGATTTCGTGCTCACCTCTCACGATGTCGGCGGCGTGACCGCCCGCGACGTGAGGCTCGCGACCCGCATCGACGAGCTTGCCGCCGAGCACGGAGCGACGGTCGCCACCCTGCAACCGACTCGCTGCGACATCGCCATCGACTGCACCGACTCCGACGCGATTCGCCCTTTCTGGGTGGCGGCACTGGGCTACAGGGAGGTTTCCGGCGACGACGGCATCGAACTGGTCGACCCGCGGGGGAGAGGCCCGAAGGTGTGGTTCCAACACATGGAAATCGCACGCACCGACCGCAACCGCATCCACCTCGACGTCTACGTACCCAATGACGACGCCGAAGAGCGCGTGCAGACCATTATCGAGGCCGGGGGAGTCCTGCTTACCGACGAGCACGCTCCGGAATGGTGGGTGCTCGCCGATGTGGAAGGCAACGAAATGTGTGTCTGCACGGCCTCCTTCTGA
- a CDS encoding dihydrolipoamide acetyltransferase family protein, translating to MLKIFKLPDLGEGLTESEIVAWYIAPGDTVTLNQHIADVETAKAVVELPSPFSGVVSELHQPAGVVVHVGEPIVSFDVADAAGAAPDEAPAAPTDASTEEPPTADSREANLVGYGPAVERGGRPARRSRQSAAAPASAAAPASAAAPASAAAPASAAVTAEAPGAENPVATALEVPATPVPTAAATATGERPRSTPPVRALARDLGVNLETVTGTGQGGLITRYDVRAALNDATPNGDGATETPAAPAAVGGTATAAAARETRTPIKSIRKLTAAAMVQSAFTAPHVTEFLTVDVTPTMDLLESLKSNRAFADQRISILTVVAKAVCIAIARNPSVNTRWDEGAGEIVQFGYVNLGIAAATPRGLMVPNIKDADALGLTEIAAALAALATAARGGTTTPAALGGGTISITNIGVFGIDSGTPILNTGEAAILAMGAIRRTPWEYRGEVALRQVLTLSLSFDHRLVDGEQGSRFLADVGTILANPAMVLTMV from the coding sequence ATGCTCAAGATCTTCAAACTGCCCGACCTCGGTGAGGGGCTCACCGAGTCCGAGATCGTCGCATGGTACATTGCGCCGGGCGACACGGTGACGCTCAACCAGCACATTGCGGATGTGGAGACGGCCAAGGCCGTTGTTGAGCTGCCGTCACCGTTCAGCGGCGTCGTGAGCGAGCTGCATCAGCCCGCCGGCGTGGTCGTGCACGTGGGTGAACCGATTGTCTCGTTCGATGTGGCGGATGCCGCTGGTGCGGCCCCGGATGAGGCGCCGGCTGCGCCCACCGATGCGAGCACAGAAGAGCCGCCCACGGCGGACAGTCGCGAAGCGAACCTCGTCGGATACGGTCCAGCCGTCGAACGTGGAGGACGACCGGCCCGCCGGTCGCGCCAGAGCGCTGCCGCCCCGGCATCCGCTGCCGCCCCGGCATCCGCTGCCGCCCCGGCATCCGCTGCCGCCCCGGCATCCGCTGCCGTCACTGCCGAAGCTCCCGGTGCGGAGAACCCCGTGGCGACAGCCCTCGAGGTTCCCGCAACACCTGTGCCCACGGCGGCCGCAACCGCGACGGGGGAGCGACCGCGTTCCACCCCGCCGGTGCGTGCTCTCGCCCGTGACCTCGGGGTCAACCTCGAGACCGTCACGGGAACCGGGCAGGGCGGCCTCATCACCCGCTACGACGTGCGGGCGGCGCTGAACGACGCGACGCCGAACGGCGACGGGGCGACGGAGACGCCCGCAGCGCCGGCAGCCGTCGGCGGCACGGCGACCGCCGCAGCCGCTCGAGAGACTCGCACGCCGATCAAGAGCATCCGCAAACTCACCGCGGCCGCCATGGTGCAGAGCGCGTTCACCGCACCGCACGTCACCGAGTTCCTCACCGTGGATGTGACGCCCACGATGGACCTGCTCGAGTCGCTCAAGAGCAACCGGGCGTTCGCCGATCAGCGAATCTCCATTCTCACCGTCGTCGCCAAGGCCGTGTGCATCGCGATTGCCCGCAACCCGAGCGTCAACACGCGATGGGACGAGGGCGCCGGCGAAATCGTGCAGTTCGGTTACGTGAACCTTGGTATCGCCGCGGCCACCCCGCGCGGACTCATGGTGCCCAATATCAAGGACGCCGACGCGCTGGGACTCACCGAAATCGCGGCGGCGCTCGCCGCGCTGGCCACGGCCGCCAGGGGCGGAACGACGACGCCCGCTGCGCTCGGCGGCGGCACGATCTCGATCACCAATATCGGTGTCTTCGGTATCGATTCCGGCACGCCCATTCTCAACACAGGGGAGGCCGCCATCCTTGCCATGGGTGCCATTCGGCGCACGCCGTGGGAGTACCGCGGCGAGGTGGCCCTGCGCCAGGTGCTCACGTTGAGCCTGTCCTTCGATCACCGTCTCGTCGACGGCGAGCAGGGGTCCAGGTTCCTCGCCGATGTCGGTACCATCCTGGCCAACCCGGCCATGGTTCTCACGATGGTCTAG
- a CDS encoding alpha-ketoacid dehydrogenase subunit beta, with protein MTPDTTTKTLTLAKAINAGLHRALTDDPRVVLLGEDIGALGGVFRVTSDLLAEFGPRRVMDTPLAESAIIGMAVGLAYRGYRPVAEIQFDGFIYPGFDQIVSQVAKLHYRTQGAVKMPITIRVPFGGGIGAAEHHSESPEAYFTHTSGLRVIAVSNPQDAYSLIRQAIASDDPVLYFEPKGRYHAKGEVIPELGASMERATIVAPGTDVTLVTYGPLVPTARDAALAAADEGVSIEVIDLRSLSPVDYPTLEASVRKTGRLVVTHEANRTGGIGGEVIASLTESCFNYLESAPVRVTGFDIPYPAAKLESHHLPDLDRILDGIDTVMGR; from the coding sequence ATGACGCCCGACACGACCACGAAGACCCTCACGCTGGCCAAGGCGATCAATGCCGGCCTGCACCGGGCACTCACCGACGACCCCAGGGTTGTGCTTCTCGGTGAGGATATCGGAGCGCTCGGCGGCGTGTTTCGCGTCACGAGTGACCTCCTCGCCGAGTTCGGCCCTCGCCGCGTCATGGACACGCCGCTCGCCGAATCGGCGATCATCGGCATGGCCGTTGGCCTGGCTTACCGTGGCTATCGCCCGGTCGCCGAGATCCAGTTCGACGGCTTCATCTACCCGGGCTTCGACCAGATCGTCAGCCAGGTCGCCAAGCTGCACTACCGCACCCAGGGCGCGGTCAAGATGCCCATCACCATCCGGGTGCCGTTCGGCGGCGGCATCGGCGCGGCCGAGCACCACTCCGAGTCGCCGGAGGCCTACTTCACGCACACCTCCGGCCTGCGCGTGATTGCCGTCTCCAACCCGCAGGATGCCTACAGTCTCATCCGGCAGGCCATCGCGAGCGACGACCCAGTGCTCTATTTCGAGCCGAAGGGTCGCTATCACGCGAAGGGTGAGGTCATTCCCGAGCTCGGGGCGTCCATGGAACGGGCCACGATCGTGGCTCCGGGAACGGATGTGACGCTCGTCACGTATGGCCCGCTCGTGCCCACCGCCCGGGATGCCGCGCTCGCCGCAGCCGACGAAGGGGTCTCCATCGAGGTCATCGACCTTCGCTCACTGTCACCGGTTGACTATCCGACGCTTGAGGCATCCGTTCGCAAGACGGGCCGCCTCGTCGTCACCCACGAAGCCAACCGCACCGGCGGGATCGGTGGGGAGGTCATTGCCAGCCTGACCGAGAGCTGCTTCAACTACCTGGAGTCCGCGCCGGTTCGAGTGACCGGCTTCGACATTCCTTACCCCGCCGCGAAACTGGAGAGCCACCACTTGCCCGACCTCGACCGCATCCTCGACGGTATCGACACGGTGATGGGACGGTGA